The Raphanus sativus cultivar WK10039 chromosome 2, ASM80110v3, whole genome shotgun sequence genome includes a region encoding these proteins:
- the LOC108841931 gene encoding BTB/POZ domain-containing protein At5g60050, which yields MASREVSAMIKHGFIADPSLSFSPSRTNSPAKHSSSPPPPPPSPPPPPPPPLNEPTHSNPTLFDMMSEEHHREHPPRRKSHARVAQIMSEFKNGVVYDLGLPSDVKLTVVGRDGYRVTMDVHRKVLSEKSRFFMEKMSCRREKGVSHVVEISECDDVEIYVETVVLMYCDDLKKKLVGENVVKILALLKVSAAISFDEGVVSCLEHLEAAPWSEDEEEVVVSCLDELHLPEDSVALILQRVSSEPRRARTDDDIFLKLLTGVLQAKDDKARREMKVLIFKLVREEADREVSKDTLYGLCHRCLTSLVLCLSEVTTQMNDPGKDRGALMGEIAREADNMLWMVDILIEKKMCDEFVKLWADQKELADLHSKIPTMYRHEISKITAQICVGIGRGRILVNRETRFAVLNTWLEALYDDFGWMRRVSSRSLDRKLVEDGLSQTILTLSLRQQQVILMKWFDRFLSKGDDCPNVQRAFEVWWRRAFIRQVIAEPDASQLQMTLYD from the coding sequence ATGGCGTCAAGAGAAGTATCAGCCATGATCAAACACGGGTTCATCGCAgatccttctctctctttctctccttcAAGAACCAACTCACCAGCCAAACACTCCTcctctcctccaccaccaccaccgtctccgcctcctcctcctcctccgccgttGAACGAGCCTACTCACTCGAACCCGACCCTTTTCGACATGATGTCAGAGGAGCACCACCGCGAGCATCCGCCGCGGAGGAAGTCCCACGCGCGCGTAGCTCAGATCATGTCCGAGTTCAAGAACGGCGTCGTTTACGACCTCGGCCTCCCCAGCGACGTCAAGCTGACCGTGGTGGGGAGAGACGGGTACAGAGTCACCATGGACGTTCACAGGAAGGTTCTGTCCGAGAAGAGCAGGTTTTTCATGGAGAAGATGAGTTGTAGGAGAGAGAAAGGAGTTTCTCACGTGGTGGAGATTAGCGAGTGCGATGACGTCGAGATCTATGTGGAGACTGTCGTCTTGATGTACTGCGATGATctcaagaagaagctggtcGGTGAGAACGTCGTCAAGATCTTGGCTTTGCTCAAGGTGAGTGCTGCTATATCGTTTGACGAGGGAGTGGTGTCGTGTTTGGAGCATTTGGAAGCTGCTCCGTGGTCTGAAGACGAAGAAGAGGTCGTTGTGTCGTGTCTTGATGAGCTTCATCTTCCTGAGGACTCGGTCGCTTTGATTCTTCAGAGAGTTTCGTCTGAACCGAGGAGAGCTAGAACGGATGATGATATCTTCTTGAAGCTTCTCACTGGTGTGCTACAGGCGAAAGATGATAAAGCTAGACGAGAGATGAAAGTGTTGATCTTTAAGTTGGTTCGAGAAGAAGCTGACCGTGAAGTCTCTAAAGACACTCTCTACGGTCTGTGCCATAGATGTCTCACCTCTCTCGTCCTCTGCTTATCTGAGGTGACCACGCAGATGAATGATCCGGGGAAAGACCGTGGTGCTCTCATGGGAGAGATCGCTAGAGAAGCTGATAACATGCTGTGGATGGTGGATATACTGATCGAGAAGAAGATGTGCGATGAGTTTGTGAAGCTATGGGCGGATCAGAAGGAGCTAGCGGATCTCCACTCCAAGATACCTACCATGTATAGGCACGAGATAAGCAAGATCACTGCGCAGATATGCGTTGGTATCGGTAGAGGAAGGATCTTGGTGAACCGTGAGACTAGGTTTGCGGTTTTGAACACGTGGTTGGAGGCTTTGTATGATGACTTTGGGTGGATGAGACGGGTATCGTCGAGGTCTCTTGATAGGAAGCTGGTGGAGGATGGACTCAGCCAGACTATACTGACCTTGTCGTTGAGGCAACAGCAGGTGATTCTGATGAAGTGGTTTGATCGGTTTCTGAGCAAAGGTGATGATTGCCCGAATGTTCAACGAGCCTTTGAGGTCTGGTGGAGAAGAGCTTTCATAAGACAGGTTATAGCAGAGCCGGATGCATCACAGCTGCAGATGACACTCTATGACTAA
- the LOC108841929 gene encoding DNA-directed RNA polymerase III subunit 1, with amino-acid sequence METKTEIEFTKKPYVEDVGPLKIQSINFSVLSDIEVMKAAEVQVWKNMYYESNFKPIEGGLLDPRMGPPNKRSTCATCHGNFQNCPGHYGYLKLDLPVYNVGFLSFILDILKCICKGCSNMLIDEKMYEDHLKKMRNPRTEPLRKTELAKAVVKKCSAMASQRAITCKKCGYLNGMVKKPAASQFGIGISHDRSRIHGGEIDEFKSAISHTKESAGGINPLTYVLDPNVVLRLFKGMSDKDCELLYIAHRPENLITTCMLVPPLSIRPSVMIGGTQSNENDITERLKKIIQDNASLHKILSQPTTSPKNMQVWDTLQSEVAQYINSEVRGVQVMPNAKLLAGLLQRLKGKTGRFRANLSGKRVEFTGRTVISPDPNLKITEVGIPILMARILTFPECVSHHNIDKLKQCVRNGPNKYPGARSVRYTDGSSRTLVGDYRKRIADELAFGCIVDRHLEDGDAVLFNRQPSLHRMSIMCHRARIMPWRTLRFNESVCNPYNADFDGDEMNMHVPQTEEARTEAITLMGVQNNLCTPKNGEMLVASTQDFLTSAYLITRKDTFYDRAAFSLICSYMGDAMDSIDLPTPTIFKPIELWTGKQVFNVLLRPNASVRVYVTLNVKEKNFKKGEDYDETMCINDGWVYFRNSELISGQLGKATLGNGSKDGLYSILLRDYSSHAAAVCMNRLAKLSARWIGIHGFSIGIDDVQPGEKLKKGRKKIVDQRYDDCDKLIKNYVKGDLDAAKTLEAELTGFLNKIREETGKLCMEGLHWRNSPLIMSQCGSKGSPINISQMVTCVGQQSVNGSRAPDGFIDRSLPHFPRNSRTPEAKGFVANSFYDGLSATEFFFHTMGGREGLVDTAVKTASTGYMSRRLMKALEDLLVHYDHTVRNASGCILQFTYGDDGMDPALMEGKDGKPLNFDRLFLKIQATCPPRSHHSYLSSEELLQKFDEELVRQDTSRVCTDAFVKSLREFVCLLGVKSASPSQIFSKGSGVTDKQLEVFVKICVSRYRGKTIEPGTAIGPIGAQSIGEPGTQMTLKTFHFAGVASMNITQGVPRINEIINATKTISTPVISAELENPLVEASARMAKGRIEKTTLGQVAESIEVLMTSTSASVRITLDKKIIEEAFLSITPWSVKNAILKTRIKLQDENIRVLDTGLDIIPKGDQYGTHFTLHNLKNVLPTVIVNGIKTVERVVIAEDTDKKKEIDGKKPLKLFVEGTNLLAVMGTPGINGRTTTSNNIVEVSKTLGIEAARTTIIDEIGSVMGNHGMSIDIRHMMLLADVMTYRGEVLGIQRTGIQKMDKSVLMQASFERTGDHLFSAAISGKVDNIEGVTECVIMGIPMKLGTGILKVLQKTMTKDLPETKDLPKLNYGPDPIIS; translated from the exons ATGGAGACGAAGACGGAGATCGAATTCACCAAAAAGCCTTACGTCGAAGATGTTGGTCCTCTCAAAAT ACAAAGCATAAACTTCTCAGTGCTTTCTGATATTGAAGTCATGAAAGCTGCTGAGGTTCAGGTCTGGAAGAACATGTACTACGAGTCCAATTTCAAACCTATTGAAGGCGGCTTGTTGGATCCTCgaatg GGTCCTCCAAACAAAAGGTCTACATGCGCAACATGTCATGGCAACTTCCAAAACTGTCCTGGACACTATGGCTATCTCAAGCTTGATCTTCCGGTTTATAACGTTGGATTCTTGAGTTTTATCCTTGACATTTTGAAGTGTATCTGTAAG GGCTGTTCCAACATGCTTATTGACGAGAAGATGTATGAAGATCACTTGAAGAAGATGCGGAATCCAAGAACGGAGCCTTTGAGGAAGACTGAGTTGGCCAAAGCTGTTGTCAAGAAGTGCAGTGCGATGGCTAGCCAGAGAGCTATTACATGCAAAAAATGTGGATACCTCAATg GCATGGTAAAGAAGCCCGCAGCATCGCAGTTTGGTATAGGCATAAGTCATGACCGATCCAGAATCCATGGTGGAGAGATTGATGAATTTAAATCTGCTATATCCCACACAAAAGAGTCTGCTGGAGGAATAAATCCTCTTACCTATGTTCTTGATCCTAACGTGGTGCTTAGACTTTTTAAAGGAATGAGTGACAAG GACTGTGAACTTCTTTATATTGCTCATAGACCTGAGAATCTTATCACAACGTGCATGCTCGTGCCACCTTTATCAATCCGACCGTCTGTTATGATTGGTGGTACTCAAAG TAATGAAAACGACATAACAGAGAGATTAAAGAAAATCATTCAAGACAATGCTTCTCTTCATAAAATTTTAAGTCAGCCTACCACATCGCCCAAAAACATG cAAGTATGGGATACACTTCAAAGCGAGGTTGCCCAATACATTAACAGTGAAGTCCGAGGTGTCCAGGTCATGCCAAACGCCAAGCTACTGGCTGGACTCCTTCAGCGTCTGAAAGGAAAAACGGGACGTTTCCGTGCAAACTTGTCAGGAAAGCGTGTCGAGTTCACTGGTAGAACTGTTATTTCACCTGATCCCAATTTGAAAATTACAGAG GTTGGAATTCCTATTCTTATGGCCCGGATCTTAACTTTTCCTGAATGTGTTTCCCATCATAATATTGATAAGTTGAAGCAATGCGTCCGTAATGGCCCTAATAAATATCCTGGTGCCAGAAGTGTCAGATATACAGATGGTTCTTCAAG GACTTTGGTCGGTGATTATCGGAAGCGTATTGCTGATGAACTGGCCTTTGGATGCATAGTTGACCGTCATTTGGAAGATGGGGATGCTGTTCTTTTCAACAGACAACCGAGTCTGCATCGGATGTCTATCATGTGTCACAGG GCAAGAATAATGCCTTGGAGAACATTGAGGTTCAACGAATCGGTTTGTAATCCATATAATGCTGATTTTGATGGTGATGAGATGAACATGCACGTACCACAAACAGAGGAGGCTCGTACAGAGGCTATTACATTGATGGGg GTACAAAACAATTTATGCACCCCAAAAAATGGAGAAATGTTAGTAGCATCAACACAGGATTTTTTGACATCTGCCTATTTGATAACGAGAAAGGACACATTCTATGACCGTGCAGCCTTTTCACTTATATGTTCTTACATGGGAGATGCCATGGATTCCATAGATTTGCCCACGCCCACAATCTTTAAG CCAATAGAGCTTTGGACGGGTAAACAggtttttaatgttttgctGCGCCCAAATGCAAGTGTCAGAGTCTACGTTACTCTTAATGTGAAAGAGAAGAACTTCAAGAAGGGAGAAGATTATGACGAAACAATGTGCATAAATGATGGATGGGTTTATTTTCGAAACAGTGAGCTAATATCAGGACAACTGGGGAAGGCTACATTAG GAAATGGAAGCAAGGATGGATTATATTCAATTCTTCTTCGAGATTACAGCTCCCATGCAGCTGCAGTCTGCATGAATCGTCTAGCAAAATTGAG TGCTCGGTGGATTGGAATCCATGGCTTCTCCATTGGGATCGATGACGTTCAACCTGGAGAAAAGTTGAAAaagggaagaaaaaaaatagtcgATCAACGATATGATGATTGTGATAAATTAATTAAGAATTATGTTAAAGGAGATCTAGATGCTGCAAAAACACTGGAAGCTGAGTTAACAGGGTTTCTTAATAAAATTCGAGAAGAGACTGGGAAG CTCTGTATGGAGGGATTGCATTGGAGAAACAGTCCCTTGATTATGTCACAATGTGGTTCCAAGGGATCCCCTATCAATATCAGTCAGATGGTTACATGTGTTGGTCAGCAGTCAGTTAATGGTAGCCGTGCTCCTGATGGATTTATAGATCGAAGTCTTCCTCATTTCCCTAGAAACTCCAGAACACCTGAA GCTAAGGGTTTTGTTGCTAATTCCTTCTACGACGGCCTTAGTGCCACAGAGTTTTTCTTTCACACTATGGGAGGACGAGAAGGTCTAGTTGATACAGCG GTGAAAACCGCCAGTACAGGTTACATGTCCCGTAGACTGATGAAAGCCTTGGAGGATCTCTTAGTCCATTATGATCACACAGTGCGAAACGCCAGCGGATGCATACTTCAGTTTACTTATGGGGATGATGGGATGGACCCAGCACTAATGGAAGGAAAGGATGGAAAGCCTTTAAATTTCGATAGATTATTTCTGAAAATTCAG GCCACTTGTCCTCCTAGATCGCATCACAGTTATCTTTCTTCAGAAGAATTGTTGCAAAAGTTCGATGAGGAATTAGTCAGGCAAGATACAAGTCGGGTTTGCACTGACGCCTTCGTGAAATCTCTTCGAGAATTTGTTTGTTTGCTCGGTGTAAAGTCTGCAAGCCCGAGCCAGATTTTCTCTAAAGGATCTGGTGTGACTGATAAGCAACTCGAG GTTTTTGTGAAAATTTGTGTATCTCGATACCGAGGAAAAACAATAGAACCTGGGACTGCAATTGGACCAATAGGAGCTCAGAGTATCGGAGAGCCTGGGACGCAAATGACTCTGAAAACTTTTCACTTTGCTGGAGTTGCTAGCATGA ATATCACCCAAGGAGTTCCTCGAATCAACGAAATCATAAATGCTACCAAAACTATAAGCACGCCTGTCATCTCTGCAGAACTTGAGAACCCCCTGGTAGAGGCTAGTGCACGAATGGCCAAAGGACGCATCGAGAAAACTACTTTAGGACAG GTTGCTGAGAGTATCGAGGTGCTTATGACTTCAACATCAGCGTCAGTGAGGATAACCCTTGACAAGAAAATAATCGAGGAGGCGTTTTTGTCTATAACCCCCTGGTCGGTTAAAAATGCCATACTAAAGACCAGAATCAAACTGCAGGATGAG AATATCAGGGTCTTAGATACGGGATTGGATATTATTCCAAAGGGAGATCAATATGGAACTCATTTCACTCTCCACAATCTGAAGAATGTGCTGCCAACTGTTATAGTGAAT GGGATCAAAACAGTTGAGCGAGTTGTTATAGCAGAGGATACAgataaaaagaaagagatagatgGGAAGAAGCCGTTGAAACTCTTTGTGGAGGG AACAAACCTCCTGGCTGTAATGGGGACTCCTGGAATCAATGGGAGAACTACTACAAGTAACAATATTGTCGAAGTGAGCAAAACACTGGGAATTGAGGCTGCAAGGACGACAATTATTGATGAAATAGGGTCAGTTATGGGAAACCACGGCATGAGTATAGACATTCGTCACATGATGCTTTTGGCTGACGTCATGACTTACCGG GGTGAGGTACTCGGGATACAAAGAACCGGGATACAGAAGATGGACAAAAGTGTGCTGATGCAGGCATCCTTTGAGAGGACTGGAGATCATTTATTTAGTGCAGCAATTAGCGGGAAAGTTGATAACATAGAGGGAGTTACAGAATGTGTGATTATGGGCATACCAATGAAACTCGGAACCGGAATCCTCAAAGTCCTCCAAAA GACTATGACTAAAGATCTGCCTGAGACTAAAGATCTGCCTAAGCTGAACTATGGTCCTGATCCAATCATCTCTTGA
- the LOC108841933 gene encoding uncharacterized protein LOC108841933 → MKTVMGRVTSERPISLSKAATLLSSFVSSETEASQDVAAYLRRASAAFTELKSFHREIRSTTKPESEAKDEKKKSREEEDVVEEEESVKLEEEAVKKERKKKKKKSKGDDVVVVEEKVDVKLEEEQRNNDESKKKKKHKKKIKGEEKVDVKLEEYQRNDEKKKSKGEDVAEEKKKKKRKSDGEVGSEEKKKSKKKRKSKEIDA, encoded by the coding sequence ATGAAGACGGTGATGGGAAGGGTAACGAGTGAGAGACCGATCAGTCTCTCAAAGGCTGCGACGCTTCTCTCAAGTTTCGTTTCATCTGAGACAGAGGCCTCTCAAGACGTTGCCGCGTACCTCCGACGCGCCTCCGCTGCCTTCACTGAGCTTAAGAGCTTCCACAGAGAGATTAGATCTACTACCAAGCCTGAATCCGAGGCGAaggatgagaagaagaagagcagagaagaagaagatgttgttgaggaggaggagagtgTGAAGTTGGAAGAGGAGGCAgtgaagaaagagagaaagaagaagaagaagaagagcaaaggtgatgatgttgttgttgttgaagaaAAAGTGGATGTGAAGTTAGAAGAAGAGCAGAGGAACAATGATGAgagcaagaagaaaaagaagcacaagaagaagatcaaaggTGAAGAGAAGGTGGATGTGAAGTTGGAAGAATACCAAAGGAAtgacgagaagaagaagagcaaaggtgaagatgttgctgaagagaaaaagaagaagaagcggaagAGTGATGGAGAGGTTGGttctgaggagaagaagaagagcaagaagaagaggaaatcAAAGGAGATTGATGCTTGA